GCGCCGCATCAGCTCCACGATGAAGCTCAACGCCCTGCTGGTGAGCGTCACCATGCTGGGCATGTGCTACCACCCGCCGCAGCTGCGGCTCGCCGAGGCGGTGATGGCCTCGGCGCCGCGCCGCCCGGTGGGTGCGGGCCCGCGCGCGATGCTGCCGCCCAGCAAGGAGCTGGTGCTCGCCGCCACGATGGAGAACGTGACCGGCGCGCTGGACCAGGCGCTCGCGAAGAAGGCCCCGCGCGCCGAGGCCGACGCGCAGCTGGCCACGCTGGCCAAGACGCTGGACACGGTGGAGCGAGACAGCCTCGCCTCCTTCGCGCAGGTGGAGCAGGAGCTCACCGCGCGGCAGCTGCCGCCGCTGATGCTCGAGCGCCACCGCGAGGCAGTGCGCGACTTTCAGGCCAAGGTGGGCCAGCTGCGCACGGATCTGGTGGCGGTGCAGGGCGCGCGCAGCACGGCGGCGCGCGACGCGCTCACCGAGCGCATGCGCGCGCTGCTCGCCTCCAACCGCGGCGCGGCGCCCGTGCGCCGGGTGGACCCCTCCCACCTGCCGGTGCGCTCGGCGAGCCGCGAGCCGATGGCGCCCGCGCTGGATGTGGCCTCTCTCTCCCGCCGCCTGGCGACCCTGGCGGTGGCGGCCCGCACCCGAAGCAGCAGCGCCCGCGGGGGCAAGGTCTCGGCGCTCGGCGCGGCGCCCAGCGCTTCCACTTCGGGCAGCGCGGCCGCTGCGCCCGCCGGCACCGCCGCGGCGCTGGACGCGGATCTGCCGCCGGACCTCGCCGCCACCGAGGATGTGCAGCTGACGCCCGCGGTGCGCGAGCTCGCGGCCTCGCTCGGCAACAGCCCGGTGCGCATCTACAACTGGGTGCGCGACAACATCCGCTACGTGCCCACCTACGGCTCGGTGCAGGGCTCCGAGCTGACCCTGGTGAACAAGCAGGGCAACGCCTTCGACACGGCGAGCCTGCTCATCGCGCTGCTGCGCGCGGCCCACGTGCCGGCCCACTACGTGTATGGCACGGTGCAGGTGCCGGCCGCCCAGGTGCGCGCCTGGGTAGGAGACGCGCCGAGCGTGGGCGTGGCCCAGGAGCTGATGGCCACCGGCGGCATCCCCAACGTGGCGCTGGTGGCCGGCGGCACCATCGCCGCGCTGAAGCTCGAGCACGTGTGGGTGGAGGCGCTGGTGGACTTCGAGCCCTCGCGCGGGGCGGTGAACAAGCAGGGGGACACGTGGGTACCCCTGGACGCCTCGTTCAAGCCGCACACGCGCGTGGCCCCGCTCGACCTGCGCACCGAGACGGACGTCAGCCTGCAGGGCATGTTCGACGACATCTTCGCCGTGGCCCAGCGCAACGCGGACGGGAGCGTGACGCAGCTCTTCCCCGACTACGCGCAGGTCAAGGGGCTGGAGGCGGCGCAGCAGGCGATGGCGCAGCTGAGCGCGAAGTACCCGGACCTGCGCCTGGAGCAGCTGGTGGGCGGGGTGAGCATCGCGCCGCGCAGCGCGCAGGTGCTGGATGCGAGCCTGCCCTATGACGTGGTGGCGCGCGGCACGACCTTCAACGCGCTGCCGGCGGGCCTGCGCCACACGGTGACGCTGCGGCTGTATGCCAACGAGTTCGACCGGGCGATGGAGAGCCCGGACCTGGAGACCACGCTCAGCCTCGCGCGGCTGGGCAGCGGGCGCCTCAGCGTCATCTACGCGCCGGCGAGCGCCGCGGACGCACAGCTCATCCAGAGCTACAAGGACGCCCACGCCTCCTCGCTGCCGGTGTACCTGGTGCATGTGGTGCCGCAGGTGCAGCTGGACGGCGCAGTGCTCGCCACCGGCAGCGTGACCACCATGGGCACCAGCCAGAGCTGGGAGCTCACGCTGGGCGGGGCCAATGAGCCTTCGAGCATCCCGGACGTGTACGACATCCCCGCCGGCAGCGTGAGCGTGTTCGGCATCGACGGCAACGGCCTCACGGCGGAGGCGGTGCAGGCGCGGCAGCAGGCCCGCGACGAGCTGAGCGTGGCGGAGAACATGCACCAGGTGGCGCTGCGCTACTTCACCGAGTACGACCAGTTCGACGAGATCATCGCGCGCCCGCTCGGCGTGACCAAGCTCCGCCTGCCCTCCGCCGGCCTCTTCGCCGCGCCGCTGCAGGTGCGCTACCTCTTCGGCATGCCGCGTTCCGGCTCGTTCAACGGCCCCATGATGGACGTGAAGCACGTGCTGGTGGGCGTCGCGGGAGGCACGGCGGACGAGCGCTTCCGCTTCATGTCCCAGAGCGGGGTGCAGGGCTCGTACCTGGAGGGCTCGGTGATCGACCAGGTTTTCTCGCGGCGCCAGGGGGCGGCCCACTCGACTGCCCAGGTGTTGATCGACGCCGCCCGCGAGCAGGTGCCCATCTACACGCTGGATGCGGGCAACGTGGCGGCGGTGCTGCCTACCTTGCAGGTCTCCGCGGACTTGCGCAGCGAGCTCGCGGCGGCGGTGGCCGCGGGCAAGATCGTGGTGATCCCGAAGTACGCGCCGCGCGGGGTGGTGGGCTACATCCTCCAGGACCGCGAGACGGGTGCCGGCGCCTACATGATCGACAGCGGCGCGAACGGCGGCGTGGGCGAGTCGTGCGACCAGCAGCCGGAGCCGGAGCCGGTGCGGGTGCCGGTCTTCAAGATCCTCGCGTACCTCGCCGCCGCGTTCATCATCCTCGCGATGATCGCCGCGGCGTTCGGCCCGGGCACCCAGGCGGCGGAGCCCGCGCTCGCCGCGGGGCTGGCCGCGATCGTGTTCGGCATCATGCTCGCGCCCAGCAATGCGTACGCGGCCGAGCCCCGCGTCTGCTGCATCCCCAAGCCCGTGCCGCACCTCGGCGGCAACCTGGTCCACAACATGTGCGCGGACGTGGTGCCCCCCAACGACTACCCGGGCAACGACGCGCGGGTGGATGGCAAGAACTTCGACGCCTTCAATGCGCTGGAGCGGTCGCTCTGGGAGGCGAAGACCTACAATCCGGCCAACTGCACCTCGAAGTTCTGCCAGGAGAAGCTGCAGCCCATGTGGTACGCGGCGGACCTCGCGGAGCTTGCGTCGGAGCGGGCGATCGCCCACAAGTGCGAGTACTCCTTCGGCCTGGCTGCGGGAGACAACGGCTACGCGCTGGCGATGTCCCCGTCGATCGACTTCGCGAACGTCCAGAGCATCTGCCTCCAGCCCTGAGGAGGGCGTCGTGACGAACGCGGGGCCCCTGCGCATCGAGTTCCAGGTGGCCCCGCTCGGGGGCGCTCCGGCGTCTTCCGTGCTACGCCTGCTCGAGGCGCTCGAGCGCGCGCTGGCGCCCGTGCGCCTCGCGTGGCGCGGCGAGGTCGCGGGGGCCTTCGAGGCCACCGACGATCCGCGCTGGCGCAGGGCCTTCCAGCTGGTGGAGGTCCCGGACCGGGAGGCCTGGGTCGGCGCTCAGCTTCAGGCCCGCAGGACCGTGTTGCTCTACGGGGGCCCCGAGCTGCCCGGGCTCTCGGTGACGGCACAGCCGGCGCTGGACGTGCAGCTCGCGAGCGGGGAGTCGGTGGGGACGGTGATCGTGGCCTTCACCCCGGGCTCGGTCGCGATGCAGGCCGTGCCGGCGCTCGTCGAGGCAATGGGTGATGCGCTCTCTGCCTGGACCTGTGCGCTGACGCCGCCCGCGTCCGCTGTGCTCGCGCTGCAGGTGCAGCGCGCTCCCCCGGGGCCCGTGCGCCCGGGCGTGCAGGCGCTGCTCGCGAAGTCGCCCCGCCTGGCGGAGCTGCCGCGCCTGCGCGGCACGGCGCGCCTGTCCTGCGCCGTGGCGCCGCCGTCCATCGGGTGGCTCAACTACTGGTCGGACGCGACTGCGCAGTGGCTCGGCTTCCCGGACCCGGCGCGGGATGCCGAGTGGCTCGCGCGGGCGCACCGCACGCCCGCGGGCGCCTGGCTGCTGCAGCTCACCGAGGCGCCGCTGGACCTGGAGCGCCCCGAGCATCTGGACCTGCTCATCCGGGCGTACCGGCGCTTCGAGCGCATCGGGGCCTGAGCGGGAGCGCTCGGGTGGGCGGAGCGCCAGATCTCGAGCACCCCGTGGAGCAGAGGGCGGGTCGCGCCGGAGCGTGACCCGCCCATGGCTCTCAGCTGTTGAAGACCTGGCCCTCGTGCTGCATGTCCTCCTGGGCCTTGACGGTGCGGCCCGTGGACGGCGCGCAGGTGGAGACGGTGAGGGTGGCACCGGCGAGGAGGACAATGAGGCGGCGAAGGTTCATGGGACTCGACCTGTGTGAGATGGAAAGCCTTCAAATCAGGCTAAACCTGCTTAGGCGAGAGCCCGTGCGAGGGCAAGCCTTTGCGCCGCGCGTCCCGGCCTCGGGGGTTGCGCCGCTGTAACGCGCGGGGCCCGCCAGACGTGGACACGGCAGACGCAGCACTTCTGCCGGAAGGTGCACGATGGCGCAGCATGCAGACGCAGACGTGGTGGTGGTGGGCGGTGGGCTCGCGGGGCTGAGCGCGGCGGTCCACGTGGCGCGCGGGGGGCGGCGCGTGGTGTTGCTCGAGCGGGCGAAGTCCCTGGGCGGGCGCGCGCGCAGCCAGGAGCAGGGCGGCTTCCGCTTCAACCTGGGGCCGCATGCGCTGTACCGCCACGGCGCGGCCGCGCGGCTCCTCGCGGAGCTGGGCGCCGAGGCCACGGGCGGCGTTCCGGGGGCCGGGGCCTTCGCGCTGCAGGGCGGGCGGCTGCACACGCTGCCCTCGGGCCCGGTGTCCCTGCTCACCACGGACCTGCTCCCCCCGCTGCAGAAGCTCGAGCTCGCGCGGGCGCTCGCGGCGCTGATGCGTACCCCTCACGGCGCGTTCAGCGGGCTGCCGCTCAGCGAAATTCTCCAGATGCGCGTGCGCGGCGACCGCGCGCGCGCCGTAGCCGCGATGCTCTTCCGCCTCGCCACCTACTGCGCGGAGGCCGAGCACCTGGACGCGGGCATCGCGCTGGCCCAGCTGCAGCACGCGCTCTCCGGCAACGTCCTCTACGTGGACGGCGGGTGGCAGACGCTGGTTGACGGGCTCGCCGCGCGCGCCCGGGAGGCGGGAGTCGCCTGGCACACGGGCGCTCGCGCGGTGGCCGCGGATGCGCAGGGGGTACAGCTCGCGGACGGCGGCCGCGTGTGGGCGGCGTGCGTGGTGCTCGCCGTCCCGCCTGCCGAGGCCGCGCAGCTCGTCCCGCAGGATGCGGCGCTCGCCGCGCCCGTGCGCCCCGTGCGCGCCGCCTGCCTCGACGTGGCCCTGCGCCGGCTGCCCCGGCCGCGCCACCTCATCTTGCTCGGCGTGGACGCGCCGCTGTACACGTCCGTGCACTCGCTGGCCGCACGGCTCGCGCCTCCCGGGGGCGCGGTGGTGCAGGCGGCGCGCTACCTGCGGGCGGACGAGCCGGCGCCCGCGCGGGAGGAGCTGGAGATGATGCTGGACACCCTGCAACCCGGCTGGCGCGAGGAGGTGGAGTCCGCGCGCTTCCTGCCCTCGCTCACCGTGATGAACGCGCTGCCCGAGGCCTCGCGGCGCGGCGCCCGGGTGCCGGTGTCCTCGCCCGCGCGCCCGGGCGTGCTGGTGGCTGGCGACTGGGTGGGCGCGGAGCCGGGGCTGCTCGTAGACGTGGCACTGGCGAGCGCGCACGAAGCGGCGCAGCGGGCGCTCGAGCTCGTGGCCGTGCAGGCCGCTGCATGAAGAGCGCAGAGCAGCGGCCGCACGCGCGGCACCTGTGGGGCCTGCTGTACCGGATGACGGGCGTGGCCGCGGATGCGGACGAGCTGCTGCAGGAGACTTACCTGCGCGCGCTCGAGCACCCGCCCCAGGGCGAGCCGCGCCCCTACCTCACGCGGGTGGCCCTCAACCTCGCGCGCGACCGGCTGCGCCGCCGGCGTCGCGAGGGCTACGTGGGGCCCTGGCTTCCCTCACCGCTGCCGACGGAGGAGGAGGTGCCGCCGGGCGTGGAGGCGCGGCTCGCGGACGGCGCCTCCACCGAGGCGCGCTACGAGCTGCTCGAGAGCGTGAGCTGGGCCTTCCTGCTCGCGCTCGAGGCGCTGCTGCCCGTGCAGCGCGCGGTGCTGCTGCTGCGGGACGTGTTCGACCAGGAGGTGGGCGAGGTCGCCGAGGCGCTGGGCCTGAGCGAGGGCAACGTGCGCGTCATCCATCACCGGGCCCACGCGCGCATGGCCGCCTACGACGCCGCCCGCGAGCCGCTGGTGGGGGCGCGGCAGCGCGCCTCCCGCGAGGCGCTCGAGGGCTTCCTCACGGCGCTGGCGCAGGGGGACGTGGAGGCCGCGCGCAGCCTGCTCGCCGAGGACGTGGTGGTGCTGCAGGACGGCGGCGGGGTGGTCAACGCCGCACGCGTGCCGCTGGTGGGACCCGAGCGCGCGCTGCTCTTCTTCCAGCGCATCACCGCGCTGCGCGGGCTTCCCGAGTCCTTCGCCTGGCGCGAGCTCAACGGCCTTCCCGCGCTGGTCATGCGTTGGACGCAGCCCGCCACGCTGGCCACCTATCCCACGCGGGCGGTGACGGCGGTGCAGGTCGACGCGAAGGGGCGCATCCGGCGGCTCTGGTCCCAGATGGCCCCGCGCAAGCTCGAGGGCAGCGGGGACCTGTTCGCCCCCTGAACGCGCTTCAGCGCACGACGGGGAGGGGGAAGCGGTCGGGGCGCAGGTCCGGGCGCGGGCCCACCTGGCCCTGGACCTCGGCGGCGCCCAGGCCCTCGCGCTGGGCGCGGAAGGTGGCCTGCGGGTCTCTCGCGCTCGCCTTGCCCGCGTAGAAGATGCCGTAGCGCATCCCGAGCGAGCCGAGCTGCGTGAGCACGCTCGCGGCAACGCGCTTCGCACGTGTGCGGCCGGGCAGCAGCGAGAGCGCGAGCCCCGCCGCGGTGCACGCCTTCGCCGCGCGCCACAGCGCTCCGCCCACGCCCGCATGCAGGTGCTTGGACACGGACTCGGAGCGAGCGGCCTCGCGCTCCACCGCGTACGTCGCCGCGAGCGCTGCCGCGCTCCCCACGGTGCCGTAGAGGTGCAGCGCGCGCCCCTCCGCGCGCGTGCCCGGCAGCAGCGAGAGCAGCGACGCGGCGCTCGCCACGCCTGCGCTCATGAAGAGCAGGGGCAGGCCGAAGCGGGTGCCCTGCCACACCGGCACCGCGGTGTTCGCGAGCAGCACCGCGGTGTAGCCCGCGAGCGGCAGGCCGAGCACCCCTCCCACCACGCTCGCCGCGTCGCCGCTGCGGCCGAGGACGCCGCCCTCGAAGCCGCTCGTCACGGCGGCGAGCCCGTTGGCCGCGCCCGACACCGAGAGCACCCAGGAGCCCATGCTCATGGGCGAGCTGGGGCGAAAGACGCGCATCATGTTGAGGAAGCGCTCGGGCCGCCCGAGGTCCGTGATGAGCAGCACCGCGCTCACGGCGTCTCCCACCGCGCCCGTCCAGCGGGTGCGCGCGCGGAGCCGGCGGAAGCGGCGGCCCCCCGCCAGCTCCGCCGAGACGCCGAGCACGCTCGCGGCGCCCGCGAGCCCGCCCACGTGGAAGTAGAGCGGGATGGTCCAGATCCACACCGTCTCCTTGATGACCGGCAGCCCGTAGTAGCTGGGGTGCAGCGGGTCCGCCGTCTCCGCGCGAGAGGCGATCGCGTGCTCCGTCTTGCGCCGCTCGCGCCGCGGCTCGGGGGCCCCGCGCACGCGCTGCTGCGCGCCCTCGCCCTCGAGCAGCCCCAGCGCGGGCTCGATGTTGCGCCCGTCTCCCGTGCGCTCCATGCGCTCGAGCAGCGTGCTCTTCCCTTGCTCCGAGTCCTCGCGCATGTCCCTCACCGCCCCGCCCCGCGCCCGAAGAGCACCGCGCCCAGCGCGAGCGCCACCATGCCCAGGGAGCCCCAGCCCACCTGGCGCCAGGCCTGGTGCCCCTTCACGGTGGGCACGACGGGGTCGGGCGGCAGGTTGTAGACCTCGGGCTTGTCCACCAGCAGGAAGAAGGCGTTGAGGCCGCCGGTGCCCGGCTGGCTCTCGGCGTCCGCGCCGTAGAGGTACGCGTCGCTCACGCCCAGCTCGTGCAGGCGCTCGAGCCGCACCTTCGCGCGCTCCTTGAGCTCGTCCAGGTCCCCGAACTGGATGGACTCGGTGGGGCAGTGCTTCGCGCACGCGGGCGTCATGTCGTCGCCGAGGCGGTCGTAGCAGAGGGTGCACTTCCAGGCCCGGCCGTCGTCCTCGCGCCGCTCCACCACGCCGAAGGGGCAGGCCGTGACGCAGTAGCCGCAGCCGTTGCACACGTCCGGCTGGATGTAGACCGAGTCGAACTCGGTGCGGATGATGGCGCCGGTGGGGCAGGCCTCGAGGCAGCCCGCGCGCTGGCAGTGCTTGCACACGTCGCTCGCCATCAGCCAGCTGAAGGAGGCGGGCAGGGCGGTGTTCACGCCCGGGGTGGGCACGGGGCGCTGCGGCCCGCTGTCTGCCGAGCGCTCCACGAACGCCACGTGGCGCCAGGTGCTCGCGCCCAGGTGTCCCGTGTTGTCGTAGGACATCCCGGTGAAGTTGAAGCCGTCATCGGGGAGCTGGTTCCACTGCTTGCACGCGACCTCGCAGGCCTTGCAGCCGATGCAGAGCGTGGTGTCGGTGAAGAAGCCCTTCTGACCTTGACCCATGGCGTGGCTACTCCCGTGGCTCCTGCTGCGGCTGCGCTGCGGCGTGGGCCGCGCCCCGGTCCGGGATGCGGGTGTGGGCGGGCAGCTCCGGAGCGCGCTCCCAGCTGAAGGCTTTGCTTGCGCGGCTGCGCCGGCCGGCGGTGATGTTGCCGGTGAAGGCCTTGGACTCCTGGATGGTGACGTTGGGGTCCGCGACGTACACGGTGAGATCGTTGGTGCTGTCGCCCTGCACGCGCCCCACCGCGCCCCAGTGGTAGGGCAGGCCAATCTGGTGCACCCACTGGCCGCGGATGCGCAGCGGGCGCATCCGCTCGGTGACGAGCACGCGCGCTTCGATCTCCGCGCGCGCGGTGGCGATGGTGGCCCAGCCGCCATTCACCAGGCCGCGCTCCTTCGCGAGCTCGGGGGACACCTCGCAGAACATCTCGGGCTGCAGCTCGCTCAGCCAGCTGAGCCAGCGGCTCATGCCGCCCGCCGTGTGGTGCTCGGTGAGCCGGTAGGTGGTGAGCAGGTAGGGGTAGCGCGGGTCGCCCCAGGCGAGGTGGTAGGGGTTGTCCCTGCGGCGCCACTCGCGGCGCGCCGGGTTGCACTGCTGGCGCGGGTAGAGCGCGTTGGGGACCACGGACTCCTGCGGCTCGTAGTGCGTGGGCAGGGGCCCGTCGAGGATGCCCGAGGGCGCGAAGAGCCAGCCCTTGCCGTCCGCCTGCATCAGGAAGGGGTCGATGCCCGAGAGGCTCGCGGTGCCCGTGGCGCCCTTCGGCGGGCGGTAGGAGGGCGGGCGGTCCTTGATGAAGTCGGGCACGTCGTGGCCCGTCCACTGGGCCTTCTCGGCGTCCCACCACACGTACGCCTTGCGCGCGCTCCAGGGCCGGCCCTCGGGGTCCGCGGAGGCGCGGTTGTAGAGCAGGCGGCGGTTGGCGGGCCACGCCCAGCCCCACTCGGGGGCGACCCAGCTCTGCTCCTGGCCAGGCTTGCGGCGCGCGGGCTGGTTCACCCCGTCCGCGTAGCAGCCCGAGTAGATCCAGCAGCCGCACGCGGTGGAGCCGTCGTCCTTCAGCTGCGCGAAGCCGGGCACGGGCTTTCCGTCGTGCACGGTGTAGCCGTTGATCTCCTTCAGCACGGCCTCCGCGTCCGGCTCCCCGCGCGGGCCGTGCATGGGGTAGTCCCACTTCAGGTCCAGCAGCGGGCGGTCCTTCGGGTCGGTGGAGCCCGCGTACAGGCGCTTGAGGCGGCGGCCGAGGTGGAACATGAAGTGCAGCTCGCTGCGCGCATCGCCCGGCGCCTCCACCGCCTTCTCGCGCCACTGCAGCAGGCGCTGGGTGTTGGTGAAGGTGCCCTCCT
This genomic interval from Aggregicoccus sp. 17bor-14 contains the following:
- a CDS encoding DUF6310 domain-containing protein, which gives rise to MKKPDAERRRISSTMKLNALLVSVTMLGMCYHPPQLRLAEAVMASAPRRPVGAGPRAMLPPSKELVLAATMENVTGALDQALAKKAPRAEADAQLATLAKTLDTVERDSLASFAQVEQELTARQLPPLMLERHREAVRDFQAKVGQLRTDLVAVQGARSTAARDALTERMRALLASNRGAAPVRRVDPSHLPVRSASREPMAPALDVASLSRRLATLAVAARTRSSSARGGKVSALGAAPSASTSGSAAAAPAGTAAALDADLPPDLAATEDVQLTPAVRELAASLGNSPVRIYNWVRDNIRYVPTYGSVQGSELTLVNKQGNAFDTASLLIALLRAAHVPAHYVYGTVQVPAAQVRAWVGDAPSVGVAQELMATGGIPNVALVAGGTIAALKLEHVWVEALVDFEPSRGAVNKQGDTWVPLDASFKPHTRVAPLDLRTETDVSLQGMFDDIFAVAQRNADGSVTQLFPDYAQVKGLEAAQQAMAQLSAKYPDLRLEQLVGGVSIAPRSAQVLDASLPYDVVARGTTFNALPAGLRHTVTLRLYANEFDRAMESPDLETTLSLARLGSGRLSVIYAPASAADAQLIQSYKDAHASSLPVYLVHVVPQVQLDGAVLATGSVTTMGTSQSWELTLGGANEPSSIPDVYDIPAGSVSVFGIDGNGLTAEAVQARQQARDELSVAENMHQVALRYFTEYDQFDEIIARPLGVTKLRLPSAGLFAAPLQVRYLFGMPRSGSFNGPMMDVKHVLVGVAGGTADERFRFMSQSGVQGSYLEGSVIDQVFSRRQGAAHSTAQVLIDAAREQVPIYTLDAGNVAAVLPTLQVSADLRSELAAAVAAGKIVVIPKYAPRGVVGYILQDRETGAGAYMIDSGANGGVGESCDQQPEPEPVRVPVFKILAYLAAAFIILAMIAAAFGPGTQAAEPALAAGLAAIVFGIMLAPSNAYAAEPRVCCIPKPVPHLGGNLVHNMCADVVPPNDYPGNDARVDGKNFDAFNALERSLWEAKTYNPANCTSKFCQEKLQPMWYAADLAELASERAIAHKCEYSFGLAAGDNGYALAMSPSIDFANVQSICLQP
- a CDS encoding DUF5953 family protein, yielding MTNAGPLRIEFQVAPLGGAPASSVLRLLEALERALAPVRLAWRGEVAGAFEATDDPRWRRAFQLVEVPDREAWVGAQLQARRTVLLYGGPELPGLSVTAQPALDVQLASGESVGTVIVAFTPGSVAMQAVPALVEAMGDALSAWTCALTPPASAVLALQVQRAPPGPVRPGVQALLAKSPRLAELPRLRGTARLSCAVAPPSIGWLNYWSDATAQWLGFPDPARDAEWLARAHRTPAGAWLLQLTEAPLDLERPEHLDLLIRAYRRFERIGA
- a CDS encoding NAD(P)/FAD-dependent oxidoreductase translates to MAQHADADVVVVGGGLAGLSAAVHVARGGRRVVLLERAKSLGGRARSQEQGGFRFNLGPHALYRHGAAARLLAELGAEATGGVPGAGAFALQGGRLHTLPSGPVSLLTTDLLPPLQKLELARALAALMRTPHGAFSGLPLSEILQMRVRGDRARAVAAMLFRLATYCAEAEHLDAGIALAQLQHALSGNVLYVDGGWQTLVDGLAARAREAGVAWHTGARAVAADAQGVQLADGGRVWAACVVLAVPPAEAAQLVPQDAALAAPVRPVRAACLDVALRRLPRPRHLILLGVDAPLYTSVHSLAARLAPPGGAVVQAARYLRADEPAPAREELEMMLDTLQPGWREEVESARFLPSLTVMNALPEASRRGARVPVSSPARPGVLVAGDWVGAEPGLLVDVALASAHEAAQRALELVAVQAAA
- a CDS encoding sigma-70 family RNA polymerase sigma factor, which gives rise to MKSAEQRPHARHLWGLLYRMTGVAADADELLQETYLRALEHPPQGEPRPYLTRVALNLARDRLRRRRREGYVGPWLPSPLPTEEEVPPGVEARLADGASTEARYELLESVSWAFLLALEALLPVQRAVLLLRDVFDQEVGEVAEALGLSEGNVRVIHHRAHARMAAYDAAREPLVGARQRASREALEGFLTALAQGDVEAARSLLAEDVVVLQDGGGVVNAARVPLVGPERALLFFQRITALRGLPESFAWRELNGLPALVMRWTQPATLATYPTRAVTAVQVDAKGRIRRLWSQMAPRKLEGSGDLFAP
- the nrfD gene encoding NrfD/PsrC family molybdoenzyme membrane anchor subunit, with the translated sequence MREDSEQGKSTLLERMERTGDGRNIEPALGLLEGEGAQQRVRGAPEPRRERRKTEHAIASRAETADPLHPSYYGLPVIKETVWIWTIPLYFHVGGLAGAASVLGVSAELAGGRRFRRLRARTRWTGAVGDAVSAVLLITDLGRPERFLNMMRVFRPSSPMSMGSWVLSVSGAANGLAAVTSGFEGGVLGRSGDAASVVGGVLGLPLAGYTAVLLANTAVPVWQGTRFGLPLLFMSAGVASAASLLSLLPGTRAEGRALHLYGTVGSAAALAATYAVEREAARSESVSKHLHAGVGGALWRAAKACTAAGLALSLLPGRTRAKRVAASVLTQLGSLGMRYGIFYAGKASARDPQATFRAQREGLGAAEVQGQVGPRPDLRPDRFPLPVVR
- a CDS encoding 4Fe-4S dicluster domain-containing protein, coding for MGQGQKGFFTDTTLCIGCKACEVACKQWNQLPDDGFNFTGMSYDNTGHLGASTWRHVAFVERSADSGPQRPVPTPGVNTALPASFSWLMASDVCKHCQRAGCLEACPTGAIIRTEFDSVYIQPDVCNGCGYCVTACPFGVVERREDDGRAWKCTLCYDRLGDDMTPACAKHCPTESIQFGDLDELKERAKVRLERLHELGVSDAYLYGADAESQPGTGGLNAFFLLVDKPEVYNLPPDPVVPTVKGHQAWRQVGWGSLGMVALALGAVLFGRGAGR